The following is a genomic window from Branchiostoma lanceolatum isolate klBraLanc5 chromosome 10, klBraLanc5.hap2, whole genome shotgun sequence.
CTACAACACATGCCCCCAGATCTTGGAAAGAAGTACCCTCAGCTAAGATGCACAATAGACTGTACTGAAATCTTCattcagggtgcgaaatactttttgagccaggttgcccggtGGGCAACATGGGGGAAAAGCTAGGTTGCACGtcaaaatttcaggttgccccacctacattcaccatttgcggtgacattaaaaatgacatctttcgggagtgatatattgggattttcgaaaaaattgggcataggttccccggctggcccctatccgggggccacggtgcctcaagttcaacaagttgaaaaatacacaatggtattttttttacttggaacaaggcaagtaatgattcacataaccttgaatgataagtaaatagataactctaaaacttatctattcactaacatcctggaaagtaatttgaaaaaaaaatattcatgcaaacttatatactgtcagaagtaaacaccaaaacagtacagtatttcaaatcagttttgtatatttttttttacaacaacaacaatacaacagcaatacaacaacaatgaagaaaaataacttAATTTTGCCCCTACAAATAAACTAGTAACTGTGTTGGaatcattatcaaactttaatGAACCTGCAGTGTCAAACTCATCTACATGCCAGAGTAgtgtcctcatttacatgagaaaGTACCTCATTCACATGAGACAGTACCTCATTTGTATGAaagagtacctcatttgcatgtttggaagACTTGATGGGTACACCTCATACAACagtacctcatttacatgagaatacctcatttgcatgaaaagtagctcatttgcatgttcagGAGACTTGAAGGGTACACCGCATGGTACCCATGTTGATTTGACGACACTGCCGACGGCAGTTTATTCGCCTTTTTCCAGCGctaatttcacgatctatgaacaggtttggatggtttagaacaagaaggtgttgatttctgtgtttcaattgaaaatttaccgaattttatgaaagtgacactgtttttgtgagcttactCGGCTCAAATTGGGTTCTCAGGCTTCATAATCTTGGGTTGCGCACTGCGCTTGCTGCGTGTGGAAATTAGTTGCGCCAAGCAAAATGTGCTTGCGcggcgcaagtgcgcaaccgggtatttcgcaccctgcttcATACAGAAACCAAGACACCTTGAGCTTCAACAACTGACCTGGAGCGACTACAAGAAACAGAACACTGCAAAGTATCTGATTGGCATTACTCCCAATGGCACAATATCCTTCATATCAGAAGGATATGGTGGAAGGTCCTCGGACAAGACCATCACACAGGATTCAGGTTCCTTGGAACTGGTGGACCCGGGAGATGTCATCCTGGCAGACAGGGGTTTAACAGTAGCAAGCGACCTGGTCCGGAGACAAGTCAAACTGGAAATTCCACCTCCTAGCTCTTGCTGGATCCAACAGACAGCAGCAGCCGttgaaaaaacaaagaaagttgcCAATGCACGAATCCATGTCGAAAGAGCAATAGGTAAGACTGGCAAATATCAGTTcagtcaaggaggtttaaaacaCTCCCTGGTTCAATGTAgtatttcattcaagtttcaagtcaattattaaaagaaatatttgattttttttcaggccaTATTAAATGGTTCGCCATCCTGCAGAAAACAGTGCCAGTCAACATGCTGCCACTACTGGATGATATCGTTGTTGTCTGTGCAGCACTCTCCAACCTGCGACCTCCATTGGTGGGAACATAATTGTACAGATAAGCTGGACATTCATTTGTTGTTCTTCCTGGGGAGTCGGAACCAAAGGAGCGCGCATTATTGTAGCTCCAAAAGCCAGGGCCTTCAGAGAATTGACGTCTCCCGTCACTGGAAGTCCTCTTTCTCTCAAATACGCTACCAAACGGTCTTTGTGCCAAAGTTTGAAGTGATCCAACTTTATTGTATCCCCCGTGTCTGTAGACGTGGACGGGACGCCAGCCATGTTTGCACGAGGGACGGGAAGggactttgacctttgaccggaCCACAATACATTGCGCACCGCGCATGCGTAATTGAATTTGCGAGGAGGCTTATATCAAGATTTGGTTGAAGATTTGAAAATAACATAAAATGGCAACGAGGTCATCATGAAAGGTGCTGTACTTGCTCTTTGTGCAAACACATATGTCTGTCTCGCTGTAGCGGGATATAAAGAAGGGGTGGGACTTGCCAAACACAAGTGCCACCATTGCGAATGcactttttgaaaatatgcagtCCGAATTCCGTGAAATAGATTTCAAATCAAATACCCATGAACGGTACATTGTATGCCTGGATGCAGGAACGACTCAGCTAAAATCAGCATTGATGACGACATATGGCATAAACAGGCAATAGTACCAGACCACGACATAATGCATGCTATGTTGGAAGGCGAAATCCGATTTAAATGTCAAGAAATCCTCAGGAAGAAAATCATACTTGATGAAAGGCTCTTCATTCTGCAAGGAATTTGACAGAAAATTAAAATCATTTCCATACGGTTATGCCAAGAGAAAAGATAAGGCAGGTTCAATTGCAGAATCTATtttcaaacaagaaaaaaattgaaaacaacagCTAACCACACCTGGTTATTCATACGCAATTTCCCCATAATTTACTCCTATCTTAATGTTGATCTCGATAACCAATGTCTGACATTCTTGAATGATGTGTTACTTACAATTGTAACACCAAATGAAAACATTGCATACCATCGCCTTTTGATTGCAAATCACCTTAAATAATTCAAAATATTGTTCCCTGGCCTTAACATTCTTCCAAAGCCCCCCTTCATGACCAATCTTCCTTCTACGATGCTTCTGTTTGGACCTTTAATTTGCATTTGGTGTATGAGATTTGAGGGAAAACACTCTTATTTCAAGAAAGTTGCCAGAAAACAGAATCACATCAATATCCCGAAATCCTTGGCAAATCAAATTTACACAAAGATGCAGGCGAGGCGTGGCAGCCAAAGCACCCAATTTTTGCATCTAAAATGGAACAAGTTGGACCAAGCAGGCAACTAAGGAAGAAGGTGAAAATGTTGCCCGAGAACGATTGTCTACCATGTGTGGAGTAGATGTAGCATCTACTCTGAAAATCTGGGTAAACACTGAAAAGCATATCCGCTGAGTGTTGACCATGATTAATACGTAGGATTTATACGCAGTAAGGCCTGTTATTTTGATAGGGAATCTCAGAATGTTAATTGTATTTGGCCTTCTTGTAAGCCAACTCGGAATTCCGAGTGcatatgtgcagtgtcaaagatgAGGCCCCcgagaaatcaacaagaataaatcATCGTGGTACACATTTCCGCCATTTGCAGACGCCATTTCCATCACGTCCCACCATCATGATCCTAGCAGCTTCATTGAAAGACTTTAAAAGGTGACCAAAAACCCGGTTGCAGCCCATTCCTTTCTAAAAGCCAAAGGACTACCGGTGAGCAGCGACGAGGATGATCATGAGATCAGCGATGACACGGAGATACTTGAGGTGGAAGATGTGGAGGATGTTCCACGTGAGCGTTCATAATTAGGCTTTTGCACCACACACAGTTGTCGATGAACTGAGGACACTGGCTTATGCGgcgaaatgtgtgtgtgttcagacTTTGCCTTTCATTCCCCATGATTAATCTTTCCATTTCCCCATGGTAATTAATCATTTATTCAAGCACCATCGACAAAGGCAAAGGATGTGTTTGATCTTTTGTTCGAACACAAGGTTGCCGTGTCAGACATCGACAGGGTGCAACCGTTAGGTAAAGGAATATGGGGTGGGAATTCTTTGCTTTAGTATATTTAGAGTAGTTAAACAGTTCAGGACTTGGAAGGTAGAGTAATGGGTGTAGATGTAATTAGAGACTTAagtatgtacaa
Proteins encoded in this region:
- the LOC136443009 gene encoding uncharacterized protein, giving the protein MKKGVRKYTKSPKKFGPARKLHSRDELILVLMKLRLDVTNTLLCDIFNISEGLCSTIINTWIPMLASHLKPLIFWPAKEAILQHMPPDLGKKYPQLRCTIDCTEIFIQGFIILGCALRLLRVEISCAKQNVLARRKCATGYFAPCFIQKPRHLELQQLTWSDYKKQNTAKYLIGITPNGTISFISEGYGGRSSDKTITQDSGSLELVDPGDVILADRGLTVASDLVRRQVKLEIPPPSSCWIQQTAAAVEKTKKVANARIHVERAIDVDGTPAMFARGTGRDFDL